From a region of the Helianthus annuus cultivar XRQ/B chromosome 5, HanXRQr2.0-SUNRISE, whole genome shotgun sequence genome:
- the LOC110941946 gene encoding plant cysteine oxidase 3: MSRSRYFGLSNPFTSNSTTTMFFQRLFAMANYSSSSSPKTSIQALYDTCKNNLTPSSSPSPQLIHDLSSKLDTLGPADVGLREENQEDDRGHGFSMPNIPSRIDRWAQPITYVELSESDSFTMCMFCFPTSSVIPLHDHPGMTVLSKVLYGSLHVKGYDWVEPPCIKISKGISRAPVRLAKLSVDKVLSAPCTTSVLYPNTGGNLHCFTAVTSCAVLDILTPPYEESAGRKCTYYRDYPYSSFRNGDEPIDGKEDEYAWLEEIETPDDLYMRQGMYAGPPIQI, translated from the exons ATGAGCAGAAGCAGATATTTTGGGCTCTCGAACCCCTTCACCTCCAATTCCACCACCACCATGTTCTTCCAGAGGCTCTTTGCCATGGCTAATTACTCCTCTTCTTCCTCACCTAAAACCTCCATTCAAGCTCTATACGACACCTGTAAGAACAACTTAACGCCCTCATCCTCACCGTCTCCTCAACTCATCCACGATCTCTCTTCTAAACTCG ATACGCTTGGTCCTGCTGATGTTGGGCTGAGAGAGGAAAACCAAGAGGACGATCGAGGTCATGGTTTTTCTATGCCTAATATTCCCAGTAGGATAGACCGTTGGGCCCAACCGATAACATATGTGGAACTAAGTGAAAGCGATAGTTTTACT ATGTGTATGTTTTGCTTCCCCACTTCCTCAGTTATTCCGCTACACGATCATCCAGGAATGACTGTTTTGAGCAAGGTCTTGTATGGTTCCTTGCATGTGAAAGGTTATGATTGGGTTGAACCACCTTGCATCAAGATTTCAAAGGGAATTTCTCGAGCTCCAG TTAGGTTAGCAAAGCTGTCTGTGGACAAAGTTCTTTCTGCACCATGTACTACTTCAGTTTTGTATCCAAACACGGGAGGAAATCTTCATTGTTTTACTGCTGTCACCTCTTGTGCTGTTCTCGACATTCTCACACCTCCATACGAAGAATCTGCCGGCAGAAAATGTACTTATTACCGTGATTACCCCTACTCTAGCTTCC GAAACGGAGATGAGCCTATTGATGGAAAAGAAGATGAGTATGCATGGCTGGAAGAGATAGAGACACCGGATGATCTCTATATGCGACAAGGCATGTATGCGGGCCCACCTATTCAGATCTAG
- the LOC110939407 gene encoding protein SOB FIVE-LIKE 3: MESYSKNFVEECQSSESGWTMYIGSSTDDDDGSGSGGDSGGRKKTMAENDDVDTDDSLASDASSGPGQGEAKDGKGKYNTSSKKYKKPLQKKKVGCEDEKEVVNDQKGVVGSVQSRNSVWFWGRRK; encoded by the coding sequence ATGGAGTCATATTCCAAAAATTTTGTAGAGGAGTGTCAGAGCAGTGAATCTGGATGGACCATGTACATTGGTTCATCCACTGACGATGATGACGGCAGTGGAAGTGGCGGCGACAGTGGTGGCAGGAAGAAGACGATGGCGGAGAATGATGACGTGGATACAGATGATTCGTTGGCGTCTGATGCGTCATCTGGGCCCGGTCAAGGTGAAGCAAAAGATGGTAAAGGAAAGTACAATACTTCAAGCAAGAAGTACAAAAAGCCATTGCAGAAGAAGAAAGTTGGATGTGAGGATGAAAAGGAAGTGGTAAATGACCAAAAAGGTGTTGTGGGTAGTGTTCAAAGTCGCAATAGTGTATGGTTTTGGGGGAGAAGAAAGTAA